Proteins encoded in a region of the Vicia villosa cultivar HV-30 ecotype Madison, WI linkage group LG5, Vvil1.0, whole genome shotgun sequence genome:
- the LOC131607388 gene encoding WUSCHEL-related homeobox 6-like, with the protein MSDSFCSFLSATPNSNHNSHAPPKLSSIVQPYCLCTHCNHLLPFNHHAGTFDCRGADQGTSNTMQPQQSSRWSPTPVQLLVLEELYRKGMKTPSAEQIQQIALQLRQFGKIEGKNVFYWFQNHKARERQKRRRREMEETTGSSTEDKKEKDKYVMSNSEAAGLKETGSGVKETKKWATTSNCSEQAEEIAEKGSIQVLRKNIAAESEGKCQNIEIPYYFTPFTSPAYRTCSNSISNTPQSYDLLPFNKENFNYYEEENAAPRTLDLFPVKEDEQDGKSMLCVNDSMETEIASSSNQFFEFLPLRN; encoded by the exons ATGTCTGATTCTTTCTGTAGTTTTCTCTCTGCTACTCCAAATTCCAACCATAATTCTCATGCACCTCCAAAACTCTCTTCCATAGTTCAACCTTATTGTCTTTGCACCCATTGTAatcatctcctccccttcaatCACCACGCCG GAACATTTGACTGCAGAGGCGCGGACCAAGGAACGAGCAATACTATGCAGCCACAGCAAAGCTCAAGGTGGAGTCCAACACCGGTTCAATTACTAGTCCTTGAAGAATTATATAGGAAAGGCATGAAAACACCATCAGCTGAACAAATCCAGCAAATAGCTTTGCAGCTTCGTCAATTCGGGAAGATCGAAGGGAAAAACGTGTTCTATTGGTTTCAGAATCACAAGGCAAGAGAGCGGCAGAAGCGTCGCCGCCGGGAGATGGAGGAAACAACTGGTTCTTCAACTGAAGATAAAAAAGAGAAAGACAAGTACGTTATGAGCAACTCAGAAGCTGCAG GATTGAAAGAGACAGGTAGTGGAGTTAAAGAGACAAAGAAGTGGGCAACCACTTCAAACTGCAGTGAACAAGCAGAG GAAATAGCAGAAAAAGGATCAATACAAGTTTTGAGGAAAAACATAGCTGCAGAAAGTGAAGGAAAGTGCCAAAATATTGAGATTCCTTATTACTTCACACCTTTTACTTCACCAGCATATAGAACATGTAGTAATAGTATTAGTAACACACCTCAAAGCTATGATTTATTACCATTTAACAAAGAAAATTTCAACTATTATGAAGAAGAAAATGCAGCTCCTAGGACACTTGATCTTTTTCCGGTTAAGGAGGATGAACAAGATGGAAAATCTATGTTGTGTGTTAATGATTCTATGGAGACTGAAATTGCTTCTTCCTCCAACCAGTTTTTTGAGTTTCTTCCTTTGAGAAATTGA